The stretch of DNA CCTCGACCCCGCCGTATCGGACGACGACGGTCAGGTCGTCACCCGGGAGGCCGTCACCGCTCAGTGTGTAAGCGCCAGCGTGCTGTCGGTCACCGTCGCCCTGACGTCGACTGCGGGGCTGTCGTCGGGTTCGATGGTGCCCAACACGACGTAGCCGACGCTGCTCACGAGGATCACAACGATGGCGAGCAGCAACACGGTGGCGACGGCTTCCGACTGACCCCGGCTCACACCTCCGACGACGGTGTCCGCCCAGTTAACCGTCCCCACTATTCCCCGTGAGATTTTGGCGACAAGGCTTTTTTATCCGCTCGACCGCTCTTCGGCACGATGGGATTTCGCGACGCGAACCGGGGCCAAGCCATCCAGGTCGGTGCGATCCTTCTCTTCGGCATTCTGATCCTCGGGCTCTCCATCTATCAGGCGAGCGTCGTCCCCCAACAGAA from Haloplanus salinus encodes:
- a CDS encoding type IV pilin, giving the protein MSRGQSEAVATVLLLAIVVILVSSVGYVVLGTIEPDDSPAVDVRATVTDSTLALTH